In Sardina pilchardus chromosome 10, fSarPil1.1, whole genome shotgun sequence, one genomic interval encodes:
- the LOC134094192 gene encoding uncharacterized protein LOC134094192, which yields MPVPADKRVAIAVYKLSTCAEYRVVAETFGVSKTTVHRCVYGVCEAICQKLLRKYIHLPNEIEAQQIAQRNFEAHGLPQCYGSIDGSHIPIRAPRDGYRDYVNRKGWTSIVLQAVVDDRLIIRDICVGSPGSAHDAAVFATSNLFRHPEKHPQASMEIEGVQVPLLIAGDPAYPLLPWLMKGYSGNNLTEEHTLFNERLSAIRVRVEHTFGHLKARWRILGKMSDIHHDFMPTVVATCCILHNMCEERRQQLPPTAPLLAPPLQQPQDQHRDDPADGAAVEIRQALVNHLFRPH from the exons ATGCCGGTGCCCGCAGATAAGCGTGTCGCAATTGCCGTATATAAGCTGTCTACCTGCGCAGAATATAGGGTGGTGGCGGAGACGTTTGGAGTCAGCAAAACAACCgtccacaggtgtgtgtatggagtttGTGAGGCTATTTGCCAAAAACTGCTGAGGAAGTACATCCACCTGCCCAACGAGATCGAGGCACAACAAATAGCACAACGCAATTTTGAAGCGCATGGGCTCCCGCAGTGTTATGGGTCAATAGATGGGTCTCACATACCCATTCGTGCCCCCAGGGATGGGTATAGGgattatgtgaatagaaaaggcTGGACCTCAATCGTGCTGCAGGCTGTGGTGGATGACAGGCTCATCATTAGGGACATCTGTGTCGGTTCACCTGGCAGTGCACATGATGCTGCTGTGTTCGCAACATCCAACCTCTTCAG ACATCCAGAAAAACACCCTCAGGCCAGCATGGAAATAGAGGGAGTCCAAGTGCCTCTACTGATTGCTGGTGACCCTGCCTACCCTCTCCTACCCTGGCTCATGAAGGGATACTCGGGAAATAACCTGACGGAAGAACACACCTTGTTCAATGAGCGTCTTAGTGCCATCCGCGTCAGAGTAGAGCACACATTTGGACATCTGAAAGCTAGATGGCGCATCCTGGGCAAGATGTCTGACATACACCATGATTTCATGCCTACAGTAGTGGCCACATGTTGCATTCTTCACAATATGTGTGAAGAAAGAAGACAGCAGCTGCCCCCTACAGCACCACTTCTAGCACCTCCACTTCAGCAGCCTCAGGACCAACACAGAGATGACCCAGCTGATGGTGCAGCTGTTGAAATCAGGCAGGCTCTGGTCAATCATCTGTTTAGGCCACATTAG